From Salvia splendens isolate huo1 chromosome 3, SspV2, whole genome shotgun sequence, a single genomic window includes:
- the LOC121794516 gene encoding ALBINO3-like protein 1, chloroplastic: protein MMSSFLHSTAQNLLLSPFLGRTRDLTPVSGRARFSNYTSQKPSLRSRNSGIVRCGLGQVPFPDPENADFLIKDLFGRVEGLLYTVADAAESSSDAVSTTKQNSDWLSGITNAMEVVLKVLKDGLSTLHVPYAYGFAIILLTILVKAATFPLTKKQVESAMSMQSLAPQIKAIQERYAGDQERIQLETARLYKLAGINPLAGCLPTLATIPIWIGLYRALSNAADEGLLTEGFFWIPSLSGPTTVAARQTGSGTTWLFPFIDGHPPLGWSDTLAYLVLPVLLVVSQYISVQIMQPPQSNDPNVKSSQAITKLLPLMIGYFALSVPSGLSLYWLTNNILSTGQQVWLRKLGGARSPKPIIDDSIEKKPIQTLNSISVAPPAKKVVEKEEKRTPEGLRPGERFKQLKEQEARKKRQREEEIRKAEEATANGLQITNGKVNKEITSLEDEASSSNIDGISVNGNNVKSESKDDEKASAVREENPDILDDRKNESSNLHMDKNIEKD from the exons ATGATGTCGAGTTTTCTTCATTCAACCGCACAGAATTTGTTGTTGTCTCCGTTTTTAGGCCGGACGAGGGATCTAACCCCTGTTTCCGGTAGGGCCCGTTTCAGCAATTATACGTCTCAGAAACCCTCACTGAGGAGCCGTAATTCCGGGATCGTCCGTTGCGGTTTGGGCCAGGTTCCATTTCCGGACCCCGAAAATGCTGACTTCTTAATCAAGGATTTGTTTGGTAGAGTTGAAGGGCTTCTATACACAGTTGCTGATGCTGCTGAGAGTTCTTCCGATGCAGTTAGTACAACCAAGCAGAATAGTGATTGGCTTTCTGGGATTACGAATGCCATGGAAGTTGTTTTGAAG GTTCTTAAAGACGGGCTTTCCACTCTGCATGTTCCCTATGCTTATGGTTTTGCTATCATTTTACTGACGATACTCGTTAAGGCTGCCACTTTTCCTTTGACAAAGAAACag GTGGAATCAGCAATGTCCATGCAGTCTTTGGCACCTCAAATAAAAGCTATTCAGGAACGATATGCTGGTGATCAG GAGAGGATTCAACTCGAAACAGCTCGGTTGTACAAGCTAGCTGGTATAAATCCGTTGGCAG GATGTCTTCCTACACTTGCCACTATTCCTATATGGATTGGGCTTTACAGAGCTCTTTCTAATGCAGCCGATGAG GGATTATTAACGGAAGGCTTCTTCTGGATACCATCACTATCTGGTCCGACAACTGTTGCTGCTAGGCAAACTGGTAGTGGTACCACTTGGCTATTCCCCTTCATT GATGGTCATCCTCCCCTTGGGTGGTCAGATACTTTGGCATATCTTGTCTTGCCTGTTCTTCTGGTTGTCTCTCAATATATCTCTGTACAGATCATGCAACCTCCACAG AGTAATGATCCTAATGTCAAAAGTTCTCAAGCCATAACAAAGTTGCTACCATTGATGATTGGATATTTTGCCCTCTCAGTTCCTTCTGGTTTAAGCCTTTACTG GCTTACAAACAACATCCTGAGTACGGGGCAGCAGGTATGGCTGCGTAAATTGGGTGGCGCAAGAAGTCCTAAGCCAATTATTGATGACAGTATCGAAAAAAAGCCTATCCAAACACTAAATTCCATCTCTGTGGCACCACCAGCCAAAAAGGTGGTTGAGAAAGAAGAGAAACGGACTCCAGAAGGGCTTCGCCCGGGTGAAAG GTTTAAGCAACTAAAGGAGCAAGAAGCTCGAAAAAAAAGGCAAAGAGAGGAAGAGATCAGGAAGGCTGAGGAGGCAACAGCTAACGGACTTCAAATTACAAATGGCAAAGTAAATAAAGAAATCACTTCACTTGAGGATGAGGCTAGTTCTTCTAACATAGATGGCATTTCTGTGAACGGTAATAATGTCAAGTCAGAATCGAAGGATGATGAGAAGGCATCTGCTGTTAGGGAAGAAAATCCTGATATTTTAGATGATCGCAAGAATGAAAGTAGTAATCTGCATATGGACAAAAACATTGAGAAG GATTAA